The following proteins are co-located in the Orenia marismortui DSM 5156 genome:
- a CDS encoding ATP-binding protein, translated as MEQINKMLTQQVTKTIPKEQVRGSLSTKKPEAKKCKECGKLVEPEVNFLLKKWLSPDVCDKCDREKLTREKEAIIKKALDIKKARIEKHFSQSRLSKRFMRRTFDNFKLDNKNKKAYETCVSYANDFSDKMKNGEGLLLVGDFGTGKTHLAAAILQEVISQDHTGVFISIPDLITKIRNTWDTEENEWDLITALTEADLVVLDDIGAENTKDWVRERLFVIINSRYEKMLPTIFTTNCSVKDLKNKLGGRIESRINEMCKGVMLVGEDYRKNN; from the coding sequence ATGGAACAGATAAACAAAATGTTAACTCAACAGGTGACAAAGACTATTCCGAAGGAGCAAGTCCGGGGTTCTTTATCAACTAAAAAACCAGAAGCTAAAAAGTGTAAAGAGTGCGGAAAATTAGTTGAACCAGAAGTTAATTTTTTACTTAAAAAGTGGTTATCGCCAGATGTTTGCGACAAATGTGATCGAGAAAAACTTACTAGAGAAAAAGAAGCAATAATCAAAAAAGCTTTAGACATCAAGAAGGCTAGAATAGAGAAACATTTTAGTCAAAGTAGATTAAGCAAAAGATTCATGAGAAGAACTTTTGATAATTTTAAACTTGATAATAAAAATAAAAAAGCTTATGAGACTTGTGTGAGTTACGCCAATGACTTTAGCGATAAAATGAAGAACGGTGAAGGGTTGTTACTAGTTGGGGATTTTGGTACAGGAAAAACACATTTGGCAGCTGCTATATTGCAAGAAGTAATAAGCCAGGATCATACAGGCGTCTTTATATCTATTCCTGATTTAATCACAAAAATAAGAAACACCTGGGACACAGAAGAGAATGAGTGGGATTTAATTACTGCATTAACTGAAGCAGATCTAGTAGTATTGGATGATATCGGAGCAGAAAATACAAAAGATTGGGTCAGAGAAAGATTATTTGTGATTATTAATTCCAGGTACGAGAAAATGTTACCTACTATATTCACGACTAATTGCAGTGTTAAAGATCTTAAGAATAAGTTAGGTGGAAGAATAGAAAGCAGGATAAATGAGATGTGCAAAGGTGTTATGTTGGTTGGAGAAGATTATAGAAAGAATAATTAA
- a CDS encoding recombination directionality factor has product MFREISEFKDNVQIPEVFKIKDGERREDSGLPNQLSYLKITDTNKANGNFKQNKRAIELYKEKPTEIDIILMHDDIGKVFPHWFSAYKGNVKVCEGDGNQSIFYGMTGDKDPVTGICQGSDCPCAEKRGCKPYGVFNCQIKGMEEVGGCAKYRPKGFKKVKAILDSLKMIKSKTGGILEGIPLKLAIQPYADDYEKKGGGKGATTNYFTHVKFSGSNTQLIREVVRVKKERLEIKSQLERLENINLFEEEIDFLESSNIESDETEFQNPALNEQLRKESESLEKELNQRYPKGEKEEITDQEAEEQKELTPEQKEILEIKESSKLAKEIITEFLSHIKFNYVEDLPEGYAKGLLKKLKSKAS; this is encoded by the coding sequence GTGTTTAGAGAAATTAGTGAGTTCAAAGATAACGTTCAAATTCCAGAGGTATTTAAGATAAAAGACGGAGAAAGAAGAGAAGATAGTGGATTGCCCAACCAATTGAGCTACTTAAAAATTACTGATACAAATAAAGCCAATGGCAATTTTAAACAGAATAAACGAGCTATTGAATTATACAAAGAAAAACCAACTGAAATAGATATCATATTAATGCATGATGATATAGGTAAGGTGTTTCCTCACTGGTTCTCTGCATATAAGGGTAATGTTAAAGTTTGTGAAGGCGATGGAAATCAATCTATCTTTTATGGGATGACAGGAGATAAAGATCCAGTTACAGGGATATGTCAAGGTAGTGATTGTCCTTGTGCAGAGAAAAGAGGATGTAAGCCTTATGGAGTGTTCAATTGCCAAATTAAAGGCATGGAAGAAGTTGGAGGGTGTGCGAAATATCGCCCCAAAGGTTTTAAAAAGGTAAAGGCTATATTAGATAGTCTAAAGATGATCAAAAGCAAAACTGGTGGTATTTTAGAAGGTATACCGTTGAAGTTAGCTATTCAACCTTATGCAGATGATTATGAGAAGAAAGGTGGAGGTAAAGGAGCTACAACCAACTATTTTACTCATGTTAAATTTAGTGGGTCAAATACTCAATTGATTAGAGAGGTTGTAAGAGTAAAAAAAGAACGTTTAGAGATTAAGTCTCAGTTAGAACGGTTGGAAAACATAAATTTATTTGAAGAAGAAATTGATTTTTTAGAAAGTAGCAATATTGAAAGTGATGAGACGGAGTTCCAAAATCCAGCATTGAATGAGCAGTTAAGAAAAGAATCAGAGAGCTTGGAGAAAGAGCTTAACCAAAGATATCCTAAGGGTGAAAAGGAAGAGATCACTGATCAGGAAGCAGAAGAGCAAAAAGAACTAACTCCAGAACAAAAAGAGATACTTGAAATCAAAGAATCATCAAAGCTAGCTAAAGAAATTATAACGGAGTTTTTAAGTCATATTAAATTTAATTATGTTGAAGATCTACCAGAAGGCTACGCCAAAGGTTTACTTAAGAAATTGAAGAGTAAGGCTAGTTAA
- a CDS encoding helix-turn-helix domain-containing protein codes for MKILNKKISKLLFEARDNLMSQSELGLAVGVDRSMISNYENSKSSIPLDLLLEMSKVLDSTELKWEAIGTPVRIAYLDIVNQSLDTTRWIMTNGQKGGEAQEMIDALHQLDEIGVFNKLDPEQYSDRERDIAYYVADQIMDVLTCGAMCLKALKERVGINLSKVEDDSERKMVAKGYRSGNRNEKGTNRQVSALVNSY; via the coding sequence GTGAAGATATTAAATAAAAAGATATCTAAGTTACTTTTTGAAGCTAGAGACAACCTTATGTCTCAGAGCGAATTAGGATTAGCTGTTGGAGTGGATAGGAGCATGATCAGCAATTATGAGAATAGCAAAAGTTCCATACCTCTGGATTTATTACTTGAAATGTCTAAAGTTTTAGATAGTACAGAGTTGAAGTGGGAAGCAATCGGAACTCCAGTTCGAATAGCTTATCTTGATATTGTTAACCAGAGCTTAGATACTACTAGATGGATAATGACTAATGGGCAAAAAGGTGGCGAAGCTCAAGAAATGATAGATGCTTTGCATCAATTAGATGAGATAGGAGTTTTTAATAAGCTAGACCCAGAGCAGTATAGCGATAGAGAAAGGGATATAGCTTATTATGTAGCTGATCAAATAATGGATGTGTTGACTTGTGGTGCAATGTGTTTGAAAGCTCTAAAAGAAAGGGTCGGGATAAATCTTAGTAAAGTGGAAGATGATAGCGAAAGAAAAATGGTAGCAAAGGGATACAGAAGTGGCAATAGAAACGAAAAAGGCACCAACCGCCAAGTAAGTGCCTTAGTAAATTCTTATTAA
- a CDS encoding helix-turn-helix domain-containing protein codes for MEANIVAIKKLIKNRFDNNITSFSDSIGVSRSLVSQIINGSTEPKDKFFCSIIKYCDKNELDFKKYIFLN; via the coding sequence ATGGAAGCTAATATTGTAGCTATAAAAAAATTGATAAAAAATAGGTTCGACAATAATATTACTTCATTTTCAGATAGCATAGGAGTAAGTAGGTCGCTAGTTTCTCAGATTATAAATGGTTCTACAGAACCTAAAGATAAATTTTTTTGTAGTATAATTAAATATTGTGATAAAAATGAATTAGATTTTAAAAAGTATATTTTTTTAAATTAA
- a CDS encoding LexA family protein, which produces MFNKDKFKNLIEKAKGDRSISQYSRESDVSRTYISQSINKTLDSPPNPDILRRLANKAKNGVEYKDLMSAAGYLKDVIFENKLPPNSIPVNEDTTTLIPVLGTVACGQPLLAEENIIGYRLVLKKSINGGAYFFLQAEGDSMINAGIIPGSYILVRKQEEVENGEIAVVAFMNGCEAEATVKRIHKTDGKLVLQPESPNPVHKVEIIDSGKVEVIGKVVGVQTDL; this is translated from the coding sequence ATGTTTAACAAAGACAAATTTAAAAACTTAATAGAAAAAGCAAAAGGAGATAGATCTATATCGCAATATTCCAGAGAATCTGATGTTAGTCGTACTTATATTTCACAATCAATAAACAAAACTTTAGATAGCCCTCCCAACCCTGATATCTTAAGAAGGCTTGCTAATAAAGCTAAGAATGGAGTTGAATATAAAGATTTAATGTCTGCTGCCGGTTATCTTAAAGATGTTATTTTTGAAAATAAATTACCCCCTAACTCTATACCAGTAAACGAAGATACAACAACTTTAATTCCTGTTCTTGGGACTGTAGCTTGCGGGCAACCCCTATTAGCTGAAGAGAATATTATAGGTTATCGTTTAGTCTTGAAGAAAAGTATTAACGGGGGGGCTTATTTCTTTCTTCAAGCTGAAGGAGACAGCATGATCAATGCTGGGATTATACCAGGAAGTTATATTTTAGTAAGAAAACAAGAAGAGGTAGAAAATGGAGAGATTGCAGTAGTTGCTTTTATGAATGGGTGTGAAGCAGAAGCAACTGTCAAGCGAATACACAAAACTGACGGGAAATTAGTCTTGCAGCCAGAAAGCCCAAACCCTGTTCACAAAGTGGAAATTATCGATAGTGGAAAAGTGGAAGTTATAGGCAAAGTAGTTGGAGTTCAGACTGATCTATAG